A window of the Deinococcus gobiensis I-0 genome harbors these coding sequences:
- a CDS encoding M17 family metallopeptidase → MQLTDRLDAADLTLAFVTQDAALSGRLTRGLKPGEVRLIRRGETGDEALALAPTGAAEARDLGAALSRLAGELRATGVQVPATTYAAALAGAALAAGWQDRRYKGEPKDGPAPRAHLAVEGLAGEDAARVRALAAGVGFARELVSAPANVLNPATLAREARGLERLGLDVDVWDGDDITARGMGLLMAVAAGSATGPRLIRVTLPARGVTAGALPRHVIALVGKGITFDTGGYSIKPAAGMYGMKGDMGGAAAVLGAMRALGELRAHLPEGVEVRAYVAAAENMVGPDAMRPGDIFRAANGLNVEVTNTDAEGRLVLGDALTVACDEGATEVVDLATLTGAKVTALGSDIAALFSSDAALTARIQVGAEAAGEFVWELPLHQPYLKAFQKATIADLKNSDLVPAGGSIKAALFLQQFVTRPWAHIDIAGNAMQGEAATGWGVGTLVEYVLAPR, encoded by the coding sequence CGGCGACGAGGCCCTGGCCCTGGCCCCCACGGGCGCTGCCGAGGCCCGGGACCTGGGCGCGGCCCTGAGCAGGCTGGCGGGCGAGCTGCGCGCCACAGGTGTGCAGGTGCCCGCGACCACGTACGCCGCCGCCCTGGCCGGCGCGGCGCTCGCGGCCGGCTGGCAGGACCGCCGCTACAAGGGCGAGCCGAAGGACGGACCCGCGCCCAGGGCCCACCTGGCCGTCGAGGGACTGGCGGGTGAGGACGCCGCGCGCGTCCGTGCCCTGGCCGCCGGGGTGGGCTTCGCCCGCGAACTGGTGAGCGCCCCCGCCAACGTCCTGAACCCGGCCACGCTGGCGCGCGAGGCCCGTGGCCTGGAGCGGCTCGGCCTGGACGTGGACGTGTGGGACGGCGACGACATCACGGCGCGGGGCATGGGCCTGCTCATGGCCGTGGCGGCGGGCAGCGCGACCGGCCCCCGCCTGATCCGCGTGACCCTGCCGGCGCGCGGCGTCACCGCAGGGGCACTGCCCCGGCACGTCATCGCGCTCGTCGGCAAGGGCATCACCTTCGATACCGGGGGGTACAGCATCAAGCCGGCGGCGGGCATGTACGGCATGAAGGGCGACATGGGCGGCGCGGCCGCGGTGCTGGGGGCCATGCGCGCCCTGGGCGAACTGCGCGCGCACCTCCCGGAGGGCGTCGAGGTGCGGGCCTACGTCGCCGCCGCCGAGAACATGGTCGGCCCCGACGCCATGCGCCCCGGCGATATCTTCCGGGCGGCCAACGGGCTGAATGTCGAGGTCACGAACACCGACGCCGAGGGCCGCCTCGTGCTGGGCGACGCGCTGACGGTCGCCTGCGACGAGGGCGCGACCGAGGTCGTGGACCTCGCCACCCTGACCGGCGCGAAGGTCACGGCGCTGGGGAGCGACATCGCCGCGCTGTTTTCCAGCGACGCGGCGCTCACCGCCCGCATCCAGGTGGGGGCCGAGGCGGCCGGCGAGTTCGTGTGGGAACTGCCGCTGCATCAGCCCTACCTGAAAGCCTTCCAGAAGGCCACCATCGCCGACCTGAAAAACAGCGACCTCGTGCCGGCGGGGGGCAGCATCAAGGCGGCGCTGTTTCTCCAGCAGTTCGTGACGCGGCCCTGGGCGCACATCGACATCGCGGGCAACGCCATGCAGGGCGAAGCTGCGACCGGTTGGGGTGTGGGAACCCTGGTCGAGTACGTGCTGGCCCCCCGCTGA
- a CDS encoding HD domain-containing phosphohydrolase has product MNVPPPYGGRWPFNWPGVLLTLGGYGLTFAVFVQMVRQMPGAVFQPTILGFGHLVVTLLLIVCTLWMIAFAYGFRIRVTVLQGIVTGMLADLLFLRGVRALYGVAGAESLIDLGLMLVAAVSLILLVTGNNTENLRRERQERQAQETDVLTGQLNRRGVARRYSALPTDTALTVVMIDLNDLKGINDLGGHSLGDHHLRATAQALQGHLPPGAFLGRWGGDEFVAVLPGHGDVTAVFGPVQAQVPHPSGRTLPFAYGSAQVTASMPLDRALALADQQMYEDKAGAGRAAGDPEAGEGVADFPHFLLGLNSLPAILERGLSRAAILAGFEEWMYVERDMDRIFSRDAHNARLEAGVRISMARPGSMTSQVMTLGQSLWAADYERSPYAQTDWIERGLKSIVMTPVLEHGQVRGLVAFFNHRTWHSVTPKARQLLGAVATHLGHQLERDAVVERLESSVEATLTGLGTILEARDLETAGHTERVVSLALRLGKAAGLDEDALHDLRLGAYLHDMGKLAIPDRVLLKPGPLDPAEWRLMQTHSREGALMAARLPALSPAVIELVRSHHERWDGQGYPDGLAGEGVPLLARIFALCDVYDALTHARPYKPAWTPGAARAELAAQAGRQFDPALTALFLRDVLGEGGDGGEDAPGPPAPGRSPSP; this is encoded by the coding sequence GTGAACGTTCCCCCTCCTTATGGTGGCCGCTGGCCCTTCAACTGGCCGGGCGTGCTGCTGACGTTGGGCGGCTACGGTCTCACCTTCGCCGTGTTCGTGCAGATGGTGCGGCAGATGCCGGGGGCCGTCTTCCAGCCGACGATCCTGGGATTCGGCCACCTGGTCGTCACGCTGCTCCTGATCGTCTGCACGCTGTGGATGATCGCCTTCGCCTACGGGTTCCGAATCCGCGTGACGGTCCTCCAGGGCATCGTCACGGGGATGCTGGCCGACCTGCTGTTCCTGCGGGGGGTGCGCGCCCTGTACGGCGTCGCCGGAGCGGAATCGCTGATCGATCTCGGGCTCATGCTCGTCGCGGCCGTCAGCCTGATCCTGCTCGTGACCGGCAACAACACCGAGAATCTGCGCCGCGAGCGACAGGAGCGTCAGGCCCAGGAAACCGACGTGCTGACGGGGCAGCTCAACCGCCGGGGTGTGGCGCGGCGCTACTCGGCCCTGCCCACCGACACCGCCCTGACGGTCGTGATGATCGATCTCAACGACCTCAAGGGCATCAACGACCTGGGGGGCCACAGCCTGGGCGACCACCACCTGCGCGCCACGGCGCAGGCGCTTCAGGGCCACCTCCCGCCCGGGGCCTTTCTGGGCCGCTGGGGCGGCGACGAGTTCGTGGCCGTCCTGCCGGGCCACGGCGACGTGACGGCCGTGTTCGGGCCGGTGCAGGCGCAGGTCCCGCACCCCAGCGGCCGGACGCTGCCCTTCGCCTACGGCTCGGCGCAGGTGACGGCTTCCATGCCGCTCGACCGGGCGCTGGCCCTGGCCGACCAGCAGATGTACGAGGACAAGGCCGGCGCGGGGCGCGCGGCGGGCGACCCGGAGGCGGGCGAGGGCGTGGCCGACTTTCCCCACTTCCTGCTGGGCCTGAATTCGCTGCCGGCCATTCTGGAACGGGGCCTGAGCCGCGCGGCGATCCTCGCGGGCTTCGAGGAGTGGATGTACGTCGAGCGGGACATGGACCGGATTTTCAGCCGGGATGCCCACAACGCCCGGCTGGAGGCCGGGGTCCGGATATCGATGGCGCGGCCGGGCAGCATGACTTCCCAGGTCATGACGCTGGGGCAGTCCCTGTGGGCGGCCGACTACGAGCGCAGCCCCTATGCCCAGACCGACTGGATCGAGCGGGGCCTCAAGAGCATCGTGATGACGCCGGTGCTGGAACACGGTCAGGTGCGCGGGCTGGTGGCCTTCTTCAACCACCGGACCTGGCATTCCGTGACCCCCAAGGCGCGCCAGCTGCTCGGCGCGGTGGCGACCCACCTGGGCCACCAGCTCGAACGGGACGCGGTGGTCGAGCGCCTGGAAAGCTCGGTCGAGGCGACCCTGACCGGCCTGGGCACCATCCTGGAGGCCCGCGACCTGGAGACGGCCGGTCACACCGAGCGGGTGGTGTCGCTGGCGCTGCGGCTGGGCAAGGCGGCGGGACTGGACGAGGACGCGCTGCACGACCTGCGCCTGGGGGCCTACCTGCACGACATGGGCAAACTGGCGATTCCCGACCGCGTGCTGCTCAAGCCGGGGCCGCTCGACCCCGCCGAGTGGCGGCTGATGCAGACCCACAGCCGCGAGGGCGCCCTGATGGCGGCGCGTCTGCCGGCCCTCTCGCCGGCCGTGATCGAACTGGTGCGCAGCCACCACGAGCGCTGGGACGGTCAGGGCTACCCGGACGGCCTGGCAGGCGAGGGGGTACCCCTTCTTGCCCGCATCTTCGCGCTGTGCGACGTCTACGACGCCCTGACGCACGCCCGGCCCTACAAGCCGGCCTGGACCCCCGGGGCCGCGCGCGCCGAGCTCGCCGCGCAGGCCGGCCGGCAGTTCGACCCGGCCCTGACGGCCCTGTTCCTGCGCGACGTGCTGGGCGAAGGCGGGGACGGAGGCGAAGATGCGCCCGGGCCCCCCGCGCCGGGGCGCTCGCCTTCGCCCTGA
- a CDS encoding ParB N-terminal domain-containing protein has product MSFFNQAKHEVERARFASDVRDLLAVLRRQPNELLPFDWVRHLAPDGEHTLGLQTIEVDHIIGSVDRYREFDRHYLPKEKHLDERWVGVRSAQLQGKELPPIQVYKVGELYFVKDGNHRVSVARRQGQKYIDAYVIELNVTVPPDEGDTLKDLIIKGEYAQFLKATDLDHVVPGHRPIMFTTPGRYEKLLEHIRTRQYFLDRKPGREGRPPVTWEEAVESWYCRLYLRIVENLDLHDVMYRFPGRTEADLYLWIMDHRYFLTEKYGHDVGSEEATVDFREHYAPPVYKRLGQRMRLLLRGRLDPAL; this is encoded by the coding sequence ATGTCCTTTTTCAACCAGGCCAAACATGAGGTCGAGCGCGCCCGCTTCGCCAGCGACGTGCGCGACCTGCTCGCGGTGCTGCGCCGTCAGCCCAACGAGCTGCTGCCCTTCGACTGGGTGCGCCACCTCGCCCCCGACGGCGAGCATACGCTGGGCCTCCAGACCATCGAGGTGGACCACATCATCGGGTCGGTGGACCGCTACCGCGAGTTCGACCGCCATTACCTCCCCAAGGAAAAACACCTCGACGAGCGCTGGGTCGGCGTGCGCTCGGCGCAGCTCCAGGGCAAGGAACTGCCCCCCATTCAGGTGTACAAGGTCGGCGAACTGTACTTCGTCAAGGACGGCAACCACCGCGTCTCGGTGGCGCGGCGACAGGGCCAGAAGTACATCGACGCCTACGTGATCGAACTGAACGTGACCGTCCCGCCCGACGAGGGCGACACCCTCAAGGACCTGATCATCAAGGGCGAGTACGCGCAGTTCCTCAAGGCCACCGACCTCGACCACGTGGTGCCGGGCCACCGGCCCATCATGTTCACGACGCCGGGGCGCTACGAGAAGCTGCTGGAACACATCCGGACCCGGCAGTATTTCCTCGACCGCAAGCCGGGGCGGGAAGGCCGGCCGCCCGTCACCTGGGAGGAGGCGGTCGAGAGCTGGTACTGCCGCCTGTACCTGCGGATCGTCGAGAACCTCGACCTGCACGACGTGATGTACCGCTTTCCGGGCCGCACCGAGGCCGACCTGTACCTGTGGATCATGGACCACCGCTACTTCCTGACCGAGAAGTACGGCCATGACGTGGGCAGCGAGGAGGCCACCGTGGACTTCCGCGAGCACTACGCCCCGCCCGTCTACAAGCGCCTGGGTCAGCGGATGCGGCTGCTGCTGCGCGGCCGCCTGGACCCCGCGCTCTAG
- the yedA gene encoding drug/metabolite exporter YedA, which produces MLRRVSAPPVPAAPATRLTLPVLVCLALVYVVWGSTYFGIKVAIETLPPLGMLGVRFALAGAVLMLALRLRGAALPTAREWAASAAVGLLLLGGGTGLVTLAEREASSSVAAMVIAVSPLFAAVFARLWGEKTGGREWLGIGVGLLGIALLNVGELRATPLAAFLLVLAPLCWTFGSQWSRHLHLPRGLMASAAEMLTGGALLLLLSAATGERWHTPSAASLWALAYLTVFGSLVAYSAYMYLVEHTRPALATSYAYVNPVVAVLLGVGLGGEQLGALGWAALAVILGGVVLVAWPRPAAAAPQEP; this is translated from the coding sequence ATGCTGCGCCGCGTGTCCGCTCCTCCTGTTCCTGCCGCGCCCGCCACCCGCCTGACCCTGCCGGTGCTGGTCTGTCTGGCGCTGGTGTATGTGGTGTGGGGCAGCACCTATTTCGGGATCAAGGTCGCCATCGAGACGCTGCCGCCCCTGGGCATGCTGGGGGTCCGCTTCGCGCTGGCAGGGGCGGTCCTGATGCTCGCGCTGCGGCTGCGCGGCGCGGCCCTGCCCACGGCGCGGGAATGGGCGGCCTCGGCGGCGGTGGGGCTGCTGCTGCTGGGCGGCGGCACCGGACTGGTCACGCTGGCCGAGCGCGAGGCGAGCAGTTCGGTCGCGGCGATGGTCATCGCGGTCTCGCCCCTCTTCGCGGCCGTGTTCGCGCGGCTGTGGGGCGAGAAGACCGGCGGGCGCGAGTGGCTGGGTATCGGGGTGGGGCTGCTGGGCATCGCCCTGCTGAACGTGGGTGAGCTGCGCGCCACGCCGCTCGCGGCCTTTCTGCTCGTGCTGGCGCCGCTGTGCTGGACCTTCGGCAGCCAGTGGTCGCGTCACCTGCACCTGCCGCGCGGCCTGATGGCGAGCGCCGCCGAGATGCTGACCGGCGGGGCGCTGCTGCTGCTCCTGAGCGCCGCGACGGGCGAGCGCTGGCACACGCCGAGCGCCGCGAGCCTATGGGCGCTGGCGTACCTGACGGTCTTCGGCAGCCTGGTCGCCTACAGCGCGTACATGTACCTCGTCGAGCACACCCGCCCCGCCCTGGCGACGAGTTACGCCTACGTGAACCCGGTGGTGGCGGTGCTGCTGGGCGTGGGTCTGGGCGGCGAGCAGCTCGGGGCGCTGGGCTGGGCCGCGCTGGCGGTCATCCTGGGCGGGGTGGTGCTCGTGGCGTGGCCGCGCCCGGCCGCCGCCGCGCCCCAGGAGCCATAA
- a CDS encoding sulfite oxidase-like oxidoreductase has protein sequence MLGKFFKKPADDMGGRVPPGQTLTTRFPVLTYGPAQRYAPQDVVVKITGLAEEKTFTWADLLALPQTTLTYDIHCVTHWSKLDTTWTGVRVTDLMEHLQLKPGATHVMQHSVGGYTTNLSLEDFVRPENLLAHTFGGEPLATEHGGPLRLVVPHLYFWKSAKWLTELEFMDRDRAGFWEKNGYHMRGDPFKEERYDDD, from the coding sequence ATGCTTGGCAAGTTCTTCAAGAAACCGGCCGACGACATGGGGGGGCGCGTTCCGCCCGGCCAGACCCTCACCACCCGCTTTCCGGTCCTGACCTACGGCCCGGCGCAGCGCTACGCCCCGCAGGACGTGGTCGTGAAGATCACCGGCCTGGCCGAGGAAAAGACCTTCACCTGGGCCGACCTGCTGGCCCTGCCGCAGACCACCCTGACCTACGACATCCACTGCGTGACCCACTGGAGCAAGCTCGACACGACCTGGACGGGCGTGCGCGTCACCGACCTGATGGAGCACCTCCAGCTCAAGCCCGGCGCGACCCACGTCATGCAGCACTCGGTCGGGGGCTATACCACCAACCTCAGCCTGGAAGACTTCGTGCGGCCCGAGAACCTGCTGGCCCACACCTTCGGCGGCGAGCCGCTGGCGACCGAGCACGGCGGCCCGCTGCGGCTGGTCGTGCCGCACCTGTACTTCTGGAAGAGCGCCAAGTGGCTGACCGAACTGGAGTTCATGGACCGGGACCGCGCCGGCTTCTGGGAAAAGAACGGCTACCACATGCGCGGCGACCCCTTCAAGGAAGAGCGGTACGACGACGATTAA
- a CDS encoding mismatch-specific DNA-glycosylase, translating into MPDVLEEGLTLVLVGTAPSRISARARAYYANPSNKFWPTLAAVGLTPRQLAPREYAELPRYGIGLTDVAKRHSGVDAALPGEAWAPHELRGKVRRYRPRLVAFTSKRGAAETLGVPTGRLPYGPQPEGLEGAELWVLPSTSPLGHTHFQLGPWEALAARVRALRAQGSGGTGTG; encoded by the coding sequence GTGCCCGACGTGTTGGAGGAAGGCCTGACGCTGGTGCTGGTGGGCACCGCGCCCAGCCGCATCAGCGCGCGGGCACGGGCGTACTACGCCAACCCCAGCAACAAGTTCTGGCCGACACTGGCGGCCGTGGGCCTGACCCCCCGGCAGCTCGCGCCGCGCGAGTACGCCGAGCTGCCCCGCTACGGCATCGGGCTGACGGACGTCGCCAAGCGCCACAGCGGGGTAGATGCCGCCCTGCCCGGCGAGGCCTGGGCTCCCCACGAACTGCGCGGCAAGGTGCGGCGTTACCGGCCCCGGCTGGTGGCCTTCACCAGCAAGCGCGGCGCGGCCGAGACGCTGGGCGTGCCGACCGGCCGCCTGCCCTACGGCCCGCAGCCGGAGGGCCTGGAGGGCGCGGAACTGTGGGTGCTGCCCTCGACCAGCCCGCTGGGCCACACCCATTTCCAGCTCGGGCCGTGGGAGGCGCTCGCGGCGCGGGTCAGGGCGTTGCGGGCACAAGGGTCAGGCGGCACAGGTACCGGTTGA
- a CDS encoding GNAT family N-acetyltransferase, translating into MTLLVSPALTPALTALLARAMFPDPRRVRQELAAYRSGAGGQVFAWAAGDEVVSAAGLRLDHGGRSAELRHIGTAPAHTGQGHARALLYAAAAALEVRTLRAETDDGAVGFYRRVGFEISAASSPWGINRYLCRLTLVPATP; encoded by the coding sequence ATGACCCTGCTCGTCTCCCCTGCCCTGACCCCGGCCCTCACGGCGCTGCTCGCCCGCGCCATGTTTCCCGATCCCAGGCGGGTCCGGCAGGAACTGGCCGCCTACCGCAGCGGGGCGGGCGGGCAGGTCTTCGCCTGGGCAGCGGGCGACGAGGTGGTCAGCGCGGCGGGCCTGCGCCTGGACCATGGGGGCCGGAGCGCCGAGCTGCGGCACATCGGTACGGCCCCGGCGCACACCGGGCAGGGCCATGCCCGCGCGCTGCTGTACGCCGCCGCCGCCGCGCTGGAGGTCCGGACCCTCCGGGCCGAGACGGACGACGGCGCGGTGGGCTTCTACCGCCGCGTGGGCTTCGAGATCAGCGCGGCGTCCTCGCCCTGGGGAATCAACCGGTACCTGTGCCGCCTGACCCTTGTGCCCGCAACGCCCTGA
- a CDS encoding MFS transporter, whose product MAVGSQALSVLGGGLSAFAMNIYLTQTRFPLEAQRADLAAALALTGLGAVLATLLGVPLAGALADRWDRRRMMLAADLLGASLLALLVLAVTLGTPPLWLLVAFSAVQGLTGAFHGSAFDTSYRTLVPEAQLPRANGLMQTLWSLSGLLSPALAALLVGLPALARAASGPLAQTPLAGLRDGVPLALGLDALSFLLAALVVWRLRIPTPPRRDLVAAARRPTLAQDMRFGWGFIFRRPALLHLLLTFAAMNLLTSGVGVVHPLLVRFTLVPDLAARGVSQEAALATLWTAMSAGGLCGGLLVSAWGGLRRRRVLGVLVPMVLAGAAQGVGGAAGTLPLTAAAIAAFGVMTPVLNAHSQSIWQSRVPAEMQGRVFSSRRLIAQFTAPVSTALAGVLAARLAPGSLLVGSGLLIVVVSGLQLLNPVLRRVDEPGADPAVEGPVPGAAPQP is encoded by the coding sequence GTGGCTGTGGGGTCGCAGGCCCTGAGCGTGCTAGGGGGTGGCCTGAGCGCCTTCGCCATGAACATCTACCTGACCCAGACGCGCTTTCCGCTGGAAGCGCAGCGGGCCGACCTCGCGGCGGCGCTGGCGCTGACTGGCCTGGGCGCGGTGCTGGCGACGCTGCTGGGGGTGCCGCTGGCCGGGGCGCTGGCCGACCGCTGGGACCGGCGGCGCATGATGCTCGCGGCCGATCTGCTGGGGGCCTCGCTGCTGGCCCTGCTGGTGCTGGCGGTCACGCTGGGAACGCCGCCCCTGTGGCTGCTGGTCGCGTTCTCGGCGGTGCAGGGGCTGACGGGGGCCTTTCACGGGTCCGCCTTCGACACGAGTTACCGCACGCTGGTCCCGGAGGCGCAGCTGCCGCGCGCCAATGGCCTGATGCAGACCCTCTGGAGCCTGTCGGGCCTGCTGAGCCCGGCGCTCGCCGCGCTGCTGGTCGGGCTGCCTGCCCTGGCGCGCGCGGCCAGCGGCCCCCTGGCCCAGACGCCCCTGGCCGGGCTGCGCGACGGGGTGCCGCTGGCGCTGGGCCTCGACGCCCTGTCGTTCCTGCTGGCCGCGCTGGTGGTGTGGCGACTGCGCATTCCGACCCCGCCGCGCCGCGACCTCGTGGCGGCGGCGCGGCGGCCCACGCTGGCCCAGGACATGCGTTTCGGCTGGGGGTTCATCTTCCGGCGGCCCGCGCTGCTGCACCTGTTGCTGACCTTCGCCGCGATGAATCTGCTGACCAGCGGCGTCGGGGTCGTCCATCCGCTGCTCGTGCGCTTCACGCTGGTCCCCGATCTCGCGGCGCGTGGGGTCAGCCAGGAGGCGGCGCTGGCGACCCTGTGGACCGCCATGAGCGCGGGCGGCCTGTGCGGCGGCCTGCTCGTCAGTGCCTGGGGTGGGCTGAGGCGCCGCCGGGTGCTGGGGGTTCTGGTGCCGATGGTGCTGGCCGGAGCCGCTCAGGGCGTGGGCGGCGCGGCAGGTACGCTGCCGCTGACGGCGGCGGCCATCGCGGCCTTCGGCGTCATGACCCCGGTGCTGAACGCGCACTCGCAGAGCATCTGGCAGTCGCGGGTGCCCGCCGAGATGCAGGGCCGCGTGTTCAGTTCCCGCCGCCTGATCGCGCAGTTCACCGCGCCTGTCAGCACGGCGCTCGCCGGGGTCCTGGCCGCGCGGCTCGCGCCCGGGAGCCTGCTGGTCGGGTCGGGCCTGCTGATCGTGGTGGTGAGCGGCCTGCAACTCCTGAATCCGGTGCTGCGCCGCGTGGACGAGCCTGGGGCGGACCCGGCAGTAGAGGGGCCGGTGCCCGGGGCCGCCCCCCAGCCCTAG
- a CDS encoding phosphoribosyltransferase family protein — MDNLSITVGGVRRELPTVRVGNAGRVPLVEFIGDSELTNAVAGALLPLIPPGTEVLLTAVTNSLPLAHELSDRSGLPYVAARKKRRTYMQSPLIQEVPSMSLGVTETLWLDGPHAERLRGRRVAIVQDVIASGGTALALARLVERAGGQLTGVLAAFGQADSGLALPVQTLQTLPGGK; from the coding sequence ATGGACAATCTGAGCATTACGGTCGGCGGTGTCCGGCGCGAGCTTCCCACGGTGCGGGTCGGCAATGCCGGGCGCGTGCCCCTGGTCGAATTCATCGGGGACAGCGAACTCACGAACGCGGTGGCCGGAGCGCTGCTGCCCCTGATCCCGCCGGGCACCGAGGTGCTGCTGACGGCCGTGACCAACTCGCTGCCGCTGGCGCACGAGCTGAGCGACCGCAGCGGCCTGCCCTACGTGGCCGCACGCAAGAAACGCCGCACCTACATGCAGTCGCCCCTGATTCAGGAGGTGCCCAGCATGTCCCTGGGCGTGACCGAGACGCTGTGGCTCGACGGGCCGCACGCCGAGCGGCTGCGGGGCAGGCGGGTCGCCATCGTGCAGGACGTGATCGCCTCGGGCGGGACGGCGCTGGCGCTCGCGCGGCTGGTCGAGCGGGCCGGGGGCCAATTGACCGGCGTCCTGGCGGCCTTCGGTCAGGCGGACAGCGGGCTGGCGCTGCCGGTCCAGACCCTTCAGACCTTGCCGGGCGGCAAGTAG